One Thauera sp. K11 DNA window includes the following coding sequences:
- a CDS encoding lysis protein produces the protein MSPVFRLILAVALIIGVASLGALGGGGYATARCDARIARIQGEHARERESAVTELAAAAEAARQALAAEVVRGNDLAAQLQADRAGFEAERKSLQAAIRDVTTQYQPAPGADLRPIPPCIITRGWLRDYNAAIGADLSGADPAAPGGGTGSASIAAAGADAGLLLDSGVTPADILAHIVDYGSRCQGYAAQANRLIDRWEVRQ, from the coding sequence ATGAGCCCCGTTTTCCGCCTCATCCTAGCCGTTGCGCTGATCATCGGCGTGGCCAGCCTCGGCGCCCTCGGTGGCGGCGGCTACGCGACGGCGCGATGCGACGCCCGGATCGCGCGCATCCAGGGCGAGCATGCCCGCGAGCGTGAGTCGGCCGTCACCGAGCTGGCCGCCGCCGCCGAGGCCGCCCGCCAGGCGCTGGCCGCCGAGGTAGTGCGCGGCAACGATCTGGCCGCACAACTGCAGGCCGACCGCGCCGGCTTCGAAGCCGAGCGCAAATCCCTCCAAGCGGCGATCCGCGATGTCACAACGCAATACCAGCCGGCGCCGGGTGCTGACCTGCGCCCTATCCCTCCTTGCATCATTACTCGCGGCTGGCTGCGCGACTACAACGCCGCCATCGGTGCCGACCTGTCCGGCGCCGATCCGGCCGCCCCTGGAGGCGGAACTGGCTCGGCGTCCATCGCCGCCGCCGGCGCTGACGCCGGGCTACTTCTCGATTCCGGCGTCACGCCCGCCGACATCCTGGCCCACATCGTTGATTACGGCTCCCGGTGTCAGGGCTATGCCGCCCAGGCCAATCGACTGATCGACCGCTGGGAGGTACGGCAGTGA
- a CDS encoding helix-turn-helix domain-containing protein, protein MKNFDAMMARLKHQLRTVQDKDVALLLGLSPPALAGRKKRGLFPEDKLRALAQRRPDLGIDVEWVLTGESADARLVMLAGELRWRAENDAERAHEATRGATAARLASARGRKTRADVHPDQPPADDAGHGLSVDEQQMIQQFRQCSAEAQAAAAHIIDVLSRQGK, encoded by the coding sequence ATGAAAAATTTCGACGCCATGATGGCCCGACTGAAGCACCAGTTGCGGACCGTGCAGGACAAGGACGTTGCGCTTCTGCTCGGGTTGTCGCCGCCGGCGCTGGCTGGGCGGAAGAAGCGTGGGTTGTTCCCGGAAGACAAGCTACGCGCGCTGGCGCAGCGCCGGCCAGACCTCGGGATCGACGTGGAGTGGGTGCTTACCGGAGAAAGCGCAGACGCGCGCTTGGTGATGCTGGCCGGTGAACTGCGATGGCGGGCCGAGAACGATGCGGAGCGCGCGCATGAAGCAACCAGGGGCGCCACGGCGGCGCGATTGGCATCGGCTCGCGGTCGAAAAACGCGCGCCGACGTACATCCTGATCAACCGCCTGCGGATGATGCTGGACATGGACTCTCGGTCGACGAGCAGCAGATGATCCAGCAATTCCGCCAGTGCTCAGCCGAGGCGCAGGCCGCGGCGGCGCACATCATTGATGTGCTATCCAGGCAAGGGAAATGA
- a CDS encoding DNA-binding protein, producing MQTKTPQEVKDEFAAAGIPVSSWADEHGYRRSDVYRVLNGFSPCKRGIPHEIAVKLGIKPTPRDPAVASR from the coding sequence ATGCAAACCAAAACCCCTCAAGAAGTCAAGGACGAATTCGCGGCGGCGGGCATCCCCGTCTCCTCGTGGGCCGACGAGCACGGCTATCGCCGTAGCGATGTGTACCGCGTACTGAACGGATTCTCTCCCTGCAAACGCGGCATTCCGCATGAGATCGCCGTAAAGCTGGGCATCAAGCCCACCCCGCGCGACCCGGCAGTCGCCTCCCGTTGA
- a CDS encoding transglycosylase SLT domain-containing protein, with protein MDVFRGLMAALVFDLVVGGLVVLAVLLWPGDAAAQIPHAALQHRADLVRAAHTAWGLDAPVAVFAAQVHQESGWRADAVSRVGAHGLAQFMPATAAWWCELHRMSPADCQPRNPKWALRALVGYDRWLWQRASLEGGYDRMWATLRAYNGGLGHWQAEARNAASRSRTAIDAACGTARRHASHCPENLGYPVRILQVLQPRYVAWGPGVTP; from the coding sequence ATGGACGTCTTCCGCGGATTGATGGCGGCGCTCGTGTTCGACCTGGTCGTCGGCGGTCTCGTCGTCCTGGCTGTGCTGCTGTGGCCGGGTGACGCGGCCGCGCAGATCCCGCACGCGGCGCTGCAGCACCGCGCCGACCTGGTGCGTGCCGCGCATACGGCGTGGGGGCTGGATGCGCCTGTCGCGGTATTCGCGGCGCAGGTGCATCAGGAATCCGGCTGGCGCGCGGACGCGGTGAGCCGGGTCGGCGCCCATGGGCTGGCGCAATTCATGCCGGCAACCGCGGCTTGGTGGTGCGAGTTGCACCGCATGTCGCCTGCCGATTGCCAGCCCCGCAACCCAAAGTGGGCGCTACGCGCCCTGGTGGGGTACGACCGCTGGCTGTGGCAGCGCGCCTCCCTCGAAGGCGGCTACGACCGGATGTGGGCGACGCTGCGCGCCTACAACGGTGGGCTCGGGCACTGGCAGGCGGAGGCCCGCAATGCCGCGTCGCGGTCGCGCACGGCGATCGATGCCGCATGCGGCACGGCCCGGCGCCACGCCTCCCATTGCCCGGAAAACCTCGGCTATCCCGTACGAATCCTGCAGGTGCTGCAACCCCGTTACGTCGCCTGGGGGCCGGGAGTGACGCCATGA
- a CDS encoding IS5 family transposase (programmed frameshift): MAKPILDDELWALIEPLLPPPKPRRERYPGRKPLDDRKVLTGILFVLQSGIPWEMLPKEMGCGSGMSCWRRLRKWQEAGVWDRLHDVLLARLRAAGRLDWSRAIVDSSSIRAVGAGPKTGPNPTDRARPGSKHHLITEAQGIPLAVILTGANRNDVTQLLPLVEAIPPIRGKRGRPLSKPRLVQADRGYDHDKYRRPLHAAGITTQIARRGQPHGSGLGKTRWVVERTLGWLHNFRRLRIRFERLAIIHEAFLEIACCIICWRQLRKA; the protein is encoded by the exons ATGGCGAAACCGATACTGGATGACGAATTGTGGGCGTTGATCGAGCCGCTGTTGCCGCCACCGAAGCCGCGCCGGGAACGGTATCCCGGACGCAAGCCGCTGGACGACCGCAAGGTGCTCACCGGCATCCTCTTCGTGCTGCAGTCGGGCATTCCTTGGGAGATGCTCCCCAAGGAGATGGGCTGCGGCTCAGGGATGAGCTGCTGGCGACGACTACGGAAGTGGCAGGAGGCCGGCGTGTGGGACCGCCTGCACGACGTGCTGCTTGCACGGTTGCGCGCTGCCGGCCGCCTCGATTGGTCTCGCGCCATCGTCGATTCCTCGTCCATACGCGCTGTGGGGGCCGGTC CAAAAACAGGACCGAACCCCACCGATCGCGCTCGTCCAGGCTCCAAGCACCATCTCATCACCGAAGCGCAAGGCATCCCGCTGGCGGTGATCCTCACCGGTGCCAACCGCAACGACGTCACCCAGCTTCTCCCTTTGGTCGAGGCGATCCCGCCGATCCGTGGCAAGCGCGGCCGACCGCTGTCGAAACCCCGACTCGTGCAGGCCGATCGCGGCTACGACCACGACAAGTACCGCCGACCGCTCCACGCTGCAGGCATCACCACCCAGATCGCCCGCCGGGGCCAGCCGCATGGCAGCGGTCTGGGCAAGACCCGTTGGGTTGTGGAACGCACCTTGGGTTGGCTGCACAACTTTCGGCGATTGCGCATCCGTTTCGAGCGGCTGGCCATCATCCACGAAGCCTTTCTCGAGATAGCCTGCTGCATCATCTGCTGGCGGCAATTGCGAAAGGCATAA
- a CDS encoding putative holin has protein sequence MAALSFQGVVVSNRSIAAAWRLLHARMSGWLYVSLLLAVAIVAIAPHQLPVTLYKLSLIATAGWLGYWLDRALFPYARPHDLIRWGESLDTPDVPLMISKQQAVAFAAAMLRRALIIAAVVIGVGLGA, from the coding sequence ATGGCGGCGTTGTCATTCCAAGGGGTTGTCGTGTCGAACCGAAGTATCGCCGCCGCGTGGCGGCTGTTGCACGCACGCATGTCGGGCTGGCTGTACGTTTCGCTGCTGCTGGCCGTGGCCATCGTGGCGATCGCGCCGCACCAGCTGCCGGTCACGCTGTACAAGCTCTCACTCATCGCCACCGCGGGATGGCTCGGTTACTGGCTGGACCGGGCGCTCTTCCCGTATGCGCGGCCGCATGACCTGATCCGCTGGGGCGAGAGTCTGGACACGCCGGACGTGCCGTTGATGATCAGCAAGCAGCAGGCGGTCGCGTTCGCGGCGGCGATGCTGCGCCGGGCACTGATCATTGCGGCCGTGGTAATCGGCGTCGGGCTGGGGGCGTAG